From Pandoraea vervacti, the proteins below share one genomic window:
- a CDS encoding mannose-1-phosphate guanylyltransferase/mannose-6-phosphate isomerase, whose product MAITPVILCGGSGTRLWPLSRASYPKQYLALAGSDTLLQQTVRRVRALDGAVAPLIISHNEQRFLVAEQLRAIDTAPSAIVLEPVARNTAPAVAVAALIAQRQDADATLLVLPSDHAIAHEAKFLEAVRAARTLADDGYLVTFGIPPTSPHTGYGYIRRGSATQVCASGFNIDQFVEKPDAAKAAELIAAGDCYWNSGMFMFKASSYLDELERLAPEMLRQAKAAVELGAVDIDFFRLDKASLEACPSDSIDYAVMEKARRAAVVDAEGLGWNDIGSWSAVAEIAERDEDGNSLIGDVVVHGVKNSYVRSESRMVAAIGVDNLVIVETPDVVMVTSKDHVQDVKRMVEKLVADGRSESVFHQRVFRPWGDYEGICVGDRFQVKKIVVKPGASLSLQMHFHRSEHWVVVKGTARVVNGEHTVLLTENQSTYIPVGTTHRLENPGKVPLELIEVQSGAYLGEDDIVRFQDDYGRTK is encoded by the coding sequence ATGGCGATAACTCCTGTAATTCTGTGCGGCGGTAGTGGTACCCGTTTATGGCCCCTGTCGCGGGCCAGCTATCCCAAGCAATATCTCGCGTTGGCCGGCTCCGACACATTGCTCCAGCAGACGGTCAGGCGCGTGCGCGCGCTCGACGGCGCCGTGGCGCCGCTGATCATCTCCCACAACGAACAACGCTTTCTCGTGGCCGAGCAGTTGCGCGCCATCGATACGGCGCCGAGCGCTATCGTGCTCGAACCCGTCGCGCGCAATACGGCGCCGGCCGTCGCCGTGGCGGCGCTGATCGCCCAGCGTCAGGACGCCGACGCCACGCTGCTCGTGCTGCCGTCGGATCACGCCATCGCACACGAGGCCAAATTCCTCGAAGCGGTGCGCGCGGCCCGCACACTCGCCGACGACGGCTATCTCGTCACCTTTGGCATTCCCCCGACATCGCCGCATACCGGCTATGGGTATATCCGTCGTGGCAGCGCCACGCAGGTGTGCGCGAGCGGTTTCAACATCGACCAGTTCGTCGAGAAACCGGACGCCGCCAAAGCGGCCGAGTTGATCGCCGCGGGCGACTGCTACTGGAACAGCGGCATGTTCATGTTCAAGGCGTCCTCCTATCTGGACGAGCTCGAACGCCTCGCGCCGGAGATGCTTCGACAGGCCAAAGCTGCTGTCGAACTCGGCGCAGTGGACATTGATTTCTTCCGTCTCGACAAGGCAAGTCTGGAAGCCTGTCCGTCGGACTCCATCGACTACGCCGTCATGGAAAAGGCGCGCCGCGCTGCCGTGGTGGATGCCGAAGGTCTCGGATGGAACGATATCGGTTCATGGTCGGCGGTCGCGGAGATTGCCGAACGGGACGAAGACGGCAACAGTCTCATCGGCGACGTTGTCGTGCACGGCGTCAAGAACAGCTACGTGCGCAGCGAAAGCCGGATGGTGGCTGCCATCGGTGTGGACAATCTCGTCATTGTCGAGACGCCGGACGTCGTCATGGTCACCTCGAAGGACCATGTGCAGGATGTGAAACGCATGGTCGAGAAGCTCGTCGCCGACGGCCGTTCGGAGTCGGTGTTCCACCAGCGTGTTTTCCGTCCCTGGGGCGACTATGAAGGCATTTGCGTGGGCGACCGGTTCCAGGTGAAGAAGATCGTCGTGAAGCCGGGCGCGTCGCTGAGCTTGCAAATGCACTTCCATCGCTCCGAGCATTGGGTGGTGGTCAAGGGCACCGCACGCGTGGTGAATGGCGAGCACACGGTACTGCTCACGGAGAATCAATCGACGTATATCCCGGTGGGCACCACGCATCGTCTCGAGAACCCGGGCAAAGTGCCGCTGGAGCTCATCGAAGTCCAGTCGGGCGCCTATCTGGGCGAAGACGACATCGTGCGTTTCCAGGACGACTACGGCCGCACGAAGTAG
- the rplJ gene encoding 50S ribosomal protein L10 has translation MALNLDDKKAVVAEVSAQVAAASTIVVAEYRGITVGDLTKLRANARQQGVYLRVLKNTLARRAVENTAFADLAEQMTGPLIYGISTDPVAAAKVLNDFSKGNDKLILKAGSYDGKVMDKAGVQALASIPSRDELLAKLLGVMQAPVSGFARVLAAVAEKKQAEAA, from the coding sequence GTGGCACTTAATCTTGATGATAAGAAAGCCGTCGTGGCAGAAGTTTCGGCGCAAGTCGCCGCCGCTTCGACCATCGTTGTGGCTGAATATCGCGGAATCACGGTTGGCGATCTGACGAAGCTTCGCGCCAATGCGCGTCAGCAAGGCGTCTACCTGCGCGTTCTGAAGAACACGCTGGCACGTCGTGCAGTGGAAAACACTGCATTTGCTGACCTGGCTGAGCAGATGACCGGTCCTCTGATCTACGGTATCTCGACGGATCCCGTAGCCGCTGCGAAAGTCTTGAATGACTTTTCGAAGGGCAACGACAAGTTGATCTTGAAGGCCGGCTCGTACGACGGCAAGGTGATGGACAAGGCAGGCGTGCAAGCGCTGGCCTCGATCCCGAGCCGCGACGAACTGCTCGCGAAGTTGCTGGGTGTCATGCAAGCGCCGGTTTCCGGCTTTGCTCGCGTCCTGGCTGCCGTGGCAGAGAAGAAGCAAGCGGAAGCTGCTTAA
- the rplL gene encoding 50S ribosomal protein L7/L12, translating to MAITKDEIIEAVGAMSVMELNDLVKAFEEKFGVSAAALAVAGPAGAGGGAAAAEEQTEFNVILAEVGANKVGVIKAVREITGLGLKEAKDLVDGAPKAVKEGVDKAAADEAKKKLEEAGAKVEVK from the coding sequence ATGGCAATCACGAAAGACGAAATCATCGAAGCCGTAGGCGCGATGTCGGTTATGGAACTGAACGACCTGGTCAAGGCGTTCGAAGAGAAGTTCGGCGTGTCGGCTGCTGCCCTGGCAGTTGCTGGCCCGGCTGGCGCTGGCGGCGGTGCTGCTGCTGCTGAAGAGCAAACCGAATTCAACGTCATCCTGGCAGAAGTCGGTGCAAACAAGGTCGGCGTCATTAAGGCCGTCCGCGAAATCACCGGCCTGGGCCTGAAGGAAGCCAAGGATCTGGTTGATGGCGCTCCGAAGGCTGTCAAGGAAGGCGTCGACAAGGCTGCTGCTGACGAAGCCAAGAAGAAGCTGGAAGAAGCCGGCGCCAAGGTCGAAGTCAAGTAA
- the rpoC gene encoding DNA-directed RNA polymerase subunit beta', whose product MKALLDLFKQVQQDEQFDAIKIGLASPDKIRSWSFGEVKKPETINYRTFKPERDGLFCAKIFGPIKDYECLCGKYKRLKHRGVICEKCGVEVTLAKVRRERMGHIELASPVAHIWFLKSLPSRLGMVLDMTLRDIERVLYFEAYVVLEPGMTPLKRCQIMTEEDYYNKVEEYGDEFRAEMGAEGVRELLRSIDIDQQVEHLRAELQATGSEAKIKKYAKRLKVLEAFQRSGIKPEWMVLEVLPVLPPELRPLVPLDGGRFATSDLNDLYRRVINRNNRLKRLLELKAPDIIVRNEKRMLQESVDSLLDNGRRGKAMTGANKRPLKSLADMIKGKSGRFRQNLLGKRVDYSGRSVITVGPTLKLHQCGLPKLMALELFKPFIFHKLEVMGVATTIKAAKKEVENQTPVVWDILEDVIREHPIMLNRAPTLHRLGIQAFEPVLIEGKAIQLHPLVCAAFNADFDGDQMAVHVPLSLEAQMEARTLMLASNNVLFPANGDPSIVPSQDIVLGLYYATRDKINGKGEGLSFIDVSEVLRAYDNKEVELASRVNVRITEYTVDPETGEKTPKITLYPTTVGRAILSEILPPGLPFSVLNKSLKKKEISKLINTAFRRCGLRETVIFVDKLMQSGFRLATRAGISICVDDMLVPTKKEELIGEASKKVKEYDRQYMSGLVTAQERYNNVVDIWGATGDAVGKAMMEQLSKEKTTDRDGNVVEQESFNSIYMMADSGARGSSAQIRQLAGMRGLMAKPDGSIIETPITANFREGLNVLQYFISTHGARKGLADTALKTANSGYLTRRLVDVTQDLVVVEDDCGTSNGVAMKALVEGGEVVEALRDRILGRVAVADVVNPETQETVYEAGTLLDEDVVEMIETLGIDEVRVRTPLTCDTRFGLCAACYGRDLGRGTRVNVGEAVGVIAAQSIGEPGTQLTMRTFHIGGAASRAAVASSIEAKSNGTVRFTATMRYVTNGKGEQIAISRSGEVLITDDHGRERERHKVPYGATLLQLDGAQVKAGAQLATWDPLTRPIITEHGGFAKFENVEEGVTVAKQIDDVTGLSTLVVIDPKRRGPASKNVRPQVKLLDENGVEVKIPGTDHPVTIGFQVGALITIKDGQHVPVGEVLARIPTEAQKTRDITGGLPRVAELFEARAPKDAGILAEVTGTTSFGKDTKGKQRLVITDLDGNQHEFLIPKEKQVLVHDGQVVNKGEMIVDGPADPHDILRLQGIEALSRYIVDEVQDVYRLQGVKINDKHIEVIVRQMLRRVQITDNGDTRFIIGEQVERSDMLYENDAMIAADKRPAQYENVLLGITKASLSTDSFISAASFQETTRVLTEAAIMGKKDDLRGLKENVIVGRLIPAGTGLAYHKARKARETSDRERHDQIALEEAFAPMPTSVEEPTAE is encoded by the coding sequence ATGAAAGCTTTGCTCGATCTATTCAAGCAAGTCCAGCAGGACGAACAGTTCGACGCGATCAAGATCGGTCTGGCTTCGCCGGACAAGATCCGCTCGTGGTCGTTCGGTGAAGTGAAGAAGCCGGAGACGATCAACTACCGGACCTTCAAGCCCGAGCGCGACGGTTTGTTCTGCGCAAAGATCTTCGGTCCGATCAAGGACTACGAATGCCTTTGCGGCAAGTACAAGCGCCTGAAGCACCGTGGCGTGATCTGCGAGAAGTGCGGCGTGGAAGTGACGCTGGCCAAGGTGCGCCGTGAGCGCATGGGCCACATCGAACTGGCCTCGCCGGTTGCGCACATCTGGTTCCTGAAGTCGCTCCCGTCGCGTCTGGGCATGGTGCTCGACATGACGCTGCGCGACATCGAACGCGTGCTGTACTTCGAAGCTTACGTGGTCCTCGAACCGGGCATGACGCCGCTCAAGCGTTGCCAGATCATGACCGAGGAGGATTACTACAACAAGGTCGAGGAATACGGCGACGAATTCCGTGCCGAGATGGGCGCGGAAGGCGTGCGCGAGCTGCTGCGCTCGATCGACATCGACCAGCAGGTCGAGCATCTGCGCGCCGAGCTGCAGGCCACGGGCTCGGAAGCCAAGATCAAGAAGTACGCCAAGCGCCTGAAGGTGCTCGAGGCATTCCAGCGCTCGGGCATCAAGCCCGAGTGGATGGTGCTCGAAGTGCTGCCGGTGCTCCCGCCCGAGCTGCGCCCGCTGGTGCCGCTCGACGGTGGCCGCTTCGCGACCTCGGACCTGAACGATCTGTATCGCCGCGTCATCAACCGTAACAACCGTCTGAAGCGTCTGCTCGAGCTCAAGGCCCCGGACATCATCGTGCGCAACGAAAAGCGCATGCTGCAGGAGTCCGTGGACTCGCTGCTCGACAACGGTCGCCGCGGCAAGGCGATGACCGGTGCGAACAAGCGTCCGCTCAAGTCGCTGGCCGACATGATCAAGGGCAAGAGCGGTCGTTTCCGTCAGAACCTGCTGGGCAAGCGCGTCGACTACTCGGGCCGTTCGGTGATTACCGTGGGCCCGACGCTCAAGCTGCATCAGTGCGGTCTGCCGAAGCTGATGGCGCTCGAACTCTTCAAGCCGTTCATCTTCCACAAGCTGGAAGTGATGGGCGTGGCCACGACGATCAAGGCTGCGAAGAAGGAAGTCGAGAACCAGACGCCGGTGGTGTGGGACATCCTCGAAGATGTGATCCGCGAACACCCGATCATGCTCAACCGCGCACCGACGCTGCACCGCCTGGGTATTCAGGCGTTCGAGCCGGTGCTGATCGAAGGCAAGGCAATTCAGCTTCACCCGCTGGTTTGCGCGGCGTTCAACGCCGACTTCGACGGTGACCAGATGGCCGTTCACGTGCCGCTGTCGCTCGAAGCGCAGATGGAAGCGCGTACCCTGATGCTGGCCTCGAACAACGTGTTGTTCCCGGCCAACGGCGATCCGTCGATCGTGCCGTCGCAGGATATCGTGCTGGGTCTGTACTATGCGACCCGCGACAAGATCAACGGCAAGGGCGAAGGCCTGTCGTTCATCGATGTCTCGGAAGTGCTGCGTGCGTACGACAACAAGGAAGTCGAACTGGCTTCGCGCGTGAACGTGCGTATCACGGAGTACACGGTCGATCCGGAAACCGGCGAGAAGACGCCGAAGATCACGCTGTACCCGACGACCGTCGGCCGCGCGATCCTGTCGGAAATTCTGCCCCCGGGCCTGCCGTTCTCGGTGCTGAACAAGTCGCTCAAGAAGAAGGAAATCTCGAAGCTGATCAACACGGCGTTCCGTCGTTGCGGTCTGCGCGAGACGGTGATTTTCGTCGACAAGCTGATGCAGTCGGGCTTCCGCCTGGCAACGCGTGCCGGTATCTCGATCTGCGTCGACGACATGCTCGTGCCGACGAAGAAGGAAGAGCTGATCGGCGAAGCATCGAAGAAGGTCAAGGAATACGACCGTCAGTACATGTCGGGTCTGGTCACGGCGCAAGAGCGTTACAACAACGTCGTGGACATTTGGGGTGCTACCGGTGACGCCGTGGGTAAGGCGATGATGGAGCAGCTCTCGAAGGAGAAGACGACCGACCGCGATGGCAACGTCGTGGAGCAGGAGTCGTTCAACTCGATTTACATGATGGCCGACTCCGGTGCTCGCGGTTCGAGCGCCCAGATTCGCCAGCTCGCCGGTATGCGTGGCCTGATGGCCAAGCCGGACGGCTCGATTATCGAGACGCCGATTACCGCGAACTTCCGCGAAGGCCTGAACGTGTTGCAGTACTTCATCTCGACCCACGGTGCACGTAAGGGTCTGGCCGATACGGCATTGAAGACGGCAAACTCGGGTTACCTGACGCGTCGTCTGGTCGACGTGACGCAGGATCTGGTCGTGGTCGAAGACGATTGCGGCACGAGCAACGGCGTGGCGATGAAGGCGCTGGTCGAGGGCGGTGAAGTGGTCGAAGCCCTGCGTGACCGTATCCTGGGTCGTGTGGCTGTGGCCGATGTCGTGAATCCGGAAACGCAGGAAACGGTGTACGAGGCGGGCACGCTGCTCGACGAAGACGTCGTCGAAATGATCGAGACGCTGGGTATCGACGAAGTGCGTGTGCGCACGCCGCTGACCTGCGATACGCGTTTCGGTCTGTGTGCCGCATGCTATGGCCGCGATCTGGGCCGTGGTACGCGCGTGAACGTCGGCGAAGCGGTGGGTGTGATCGCCGCGCAGTCGATCGGTGAACCGGGCACGCAGCTCACGATGCGTACGTTCCACATCGGTGGTGCGGCGTCGCGTGCGGCAGTGGCCTCGTCGATCGAAGCCAAGTCGAACGGTACGGTTCGCTTCACGGCAACCATGCGTTACGTGACGAACGGCAAGGGTGAGCAGATCGCGATCTCGCGTTCGGGCGAAGTCCTGATCACGGACGATCACGGTCGCGAGCGCGAGCGTCACAAGGTGCCGTACGGCGCCACGTTGCTGCAACTGGATGGCGCACAGGTCAAGGCCGGCGCCCAACTGGCCACGTGGGATCCGCTGACGCGCCCGATCATTACCGAACACGGCGGCTTCGCCAAGTTCGAGAACGTCGAGGAAGGTGTCACGGTCGCCAAGCAGATCGACGATGTGACGGGTCTGTCCACGCTGGTCGTGATCGATCCGAAGCGTCGTGGTCCGGCGTCGAAGAACGTGCGTCCGCAGGTCAAGCTGCTCGACGAGAATGGCGTGGAAGTGAAGATCCCGGGCACCGATCATCCTGTGACGATCGGCTTCCAGGTGGGCGCACTGATCACCATCAAGGACGGTCAGCACGTGCCGGTGGGCGAAGTGCTTGCACGTATCCCGACCGAAGCGCAGAAGACCCGCGACATTACCGGGGGTCTGCCGCGTGTGGCCGAGCTGTTCGAAGCGCGTGCACCGAAGGACGCCGGTATTCTGGCCGAAGTCACGGGCACCACGTCGTTCGGTAAGGACACCAAGGGCAAGCAGCGTCTGGTCATTACCGATCTGGACGGCAACCAGCACGAATTCCTGATTCCGAAGGAAAAGCAGGTGCTGGTGCACGACGGTCAGGTGGTGAACAAGGGCGAAATGATCGTGGACGGCCCGGCCGACCCGCACGACATCCTGCGTTTGCAGGGTATCGAAGCGCTGTCGCGCTACATCGTCGATGAAGTGCAGGACGTGTACCGTTTGCAGGGTGTGAAGATCAACGACAAGCACATCGAGGTGATCGTTCGCCAGATGCTGCGTCGTGTGCAGATCACCGACAACGGCGATACGCGCTTCATCATCGGCGAGCAGGTCGAGCGTTCGGACATGCTCTACGAGAACGACGCCATGATTGCCGCGGACAAGCGCCCGGCGCAGTACGAGAACGTGCTGCTGGGTATTACCAAGGCATCGCTGTCGACGGACTCGTTCATCTCGGCTGCATCGTTCCAGGAAACGACGCGCGTGCTGACCGAAGCCGCCATCATGGGCAAGAAGGACGACCTGCGTGGCCTGAAGGAAAACGTCATCGTCGGCCGTCTGATCCCGGCAGGTACGGGTCTGGCGTATCACAAGGCCCGCAAGGCCCGCGAAACGTCGGATCGCGAGCGTCACGACCAGATCGCTCTGGAAGAGGCGTTTGCCCCGATGCCCACGTCGGTGGAAGAACCGACCGCAGAGTAA
- the rpoB gene encoding DNA-directed RNA polymerase subunit beta → MHYSFTEKKRIRKSFAKRPTVHKVPFLLATQLASYTSFLQADTLASERKPEGLQAAFSSIFPIVSHNGFARLEFVSYLLGTPAFDVKECQQRGLTFCSALRAKVRLVILDKESPNKPVVKEVKEQEVYMGEIPLMTSTGSFVINGTERVIVSQLHRSPGVFFEHDKGKTHSSGKLLFSARIIPYRGSWLDFEFDPKDILYFRVDRRRKMPVTILLKAIGLTPEQILANFFVFDNFKLMPEGAQMEFVPERLRGEVARFDITDREGKVIVQKDKRVNAKHIRDLENANTKFISVPEDYLLGRVLAKNVIDGDTGEVIANANDEITESVLVKLRESGVSDIQTLYTNDLDQGSYISATLRIDETADQTAARIAIYRMMRPGEPPTEDAVEALFNRLFYSEEAYDLSKVGRMKFNRRVGRDEVLGPMTLEDDDILATIKILVDLRNGRGEVDDIDHLGNRRVRCVGELAENQFRAGLVRVERAVKERLGQAESENLMPHDLINSKPISSAIREFFGSSQLSQFMDQTNPLSEITHKRRVSALGPGGLTRERAGFEVRDVHPTHYGRVCPIETPEGPNIGLINSLALYARLNEYGFLETPYRKVVDGKVTDQIDYLSAIEEGRYVIAQANASIGANGELTDELVSSREAGETLMVTPDRIQYMDVAPSQIVSVAASLIPFLEHDDANRALMGSNMQRQAVPCLRPEKAVVGTGIERTVAVDSGTTVQAFRGGVVDYVDAGRVVIRVNDDEAVAGEVGVDIYNLIKYTRSNQNTNINQRPIVEVGDKVARGDVIADGASTDLGELALGQNMLIAFMPWNGYNFEDSILISERVVAEDRYTSIHIEELNVVARDTKLGPEEITRDISNLAEVQLSRLDESGIVYIGAEVEAGDVLVGKVTPKGETQLTPEEKLLRAIFGEKASDVKDTSLRVPSGMSGTVIDVQVFTREGIQRDKRAQQIIDDELKGYRLDLNDQLRIVEGDAFQRLERFLVGKTANGGPKKLAKGTKITKEYLADLDRYHWFDIRLADDEGAQQLEQIKESIEQKRHSFDLAFEEKRKKLTQGDELPPGVLKMVKVYLAVKRRLQPGDKMAGRHGNKGVVSKIVPIEDMPYMADGRPADIVLNPLGVPSRMNVGQILESHLGWAAKGLGWRIGEMLQAHTKVQEIRKFLTKIYNESGQQEDIDSLSDDEVMSLARNLQNGVPFATPVFDGAHEEEIRRMLDLAFPDHIAKELGMTKSKNQVTLYDGRTGEAFERTVTCGFMHMLKLHHLVDDKMHARSTGPYSLVTQQPLGGKAQFGGQRFGEMEVWALEAYGASYVLQEMLTVKSDDVTGRTKVYENLVKGDHVIDAGMPESFNVLVKEIRSLGIDIDLERG, encoded by the coding sequence ATGCACTATTCCTTCACCGAGAAGAAACGCATTCGCAAGAGTTTTGCGAAGCGTCCGACCGTGCACAAGGTGCCGTTTTTGCTGGCCACCCAGCTCGCCTCGTACACATCGTTCTTGCAAGCCGATACGCTTGCATCGGAGCGGAAGCCGGAGGGTCTGCAAGCAGCCTTCTCCTCCATTTTCCCGATCGTTTCTCACAACGGGTTCGCACGCCTCGAGTTCGTCAGCTATCTGCTCGGCACTCCCGCGTTCGATGTCAAGGAATGTCAACAGCGCGGCCTGACCTTCTGCTCGGCCCTGCGCGCCAAGGTTCGTCTGGTGATTCTCGACAAGGAATCGCCGAACAAGCCGGTAGTGAAGGAAGTCAAGGAACAGGAAGTGTACATGGGCGAAATTCCGCTCATGACCTCGACGGGTTCCTTCGTCATCAATGGCACGGAACGTGTCATCGTCTCGCAGCTGCACCGCTCGCCCGGCGTGTTCTTCGAACACGACAAGGGCAAGACGCACAGCTCGGGCAAACTGCTGTTCTCCGCGCGTATCATTCCGTACCGCGGCTCGTGGCTCGACTTCGAATTCGATCCGAAGGACATCCTGTACTTCCGCGTTGACCGCCGTCGCAAGATGCCGGTCACGATCCTGCTCAAGGCTATCGGCCTGACGCCGGAACAGATCCTCGCGAACTTCTTCGTGTTCGACAACTTCAAGCTGATGCCGGAAGGCGCACAGATGGAGTTCGTGCCGGAGCGTCTGCGCGGTGAAGTCGCGCGTTTCGACATTACGGATCGCGAAGGCAAGGTCATCGTCCAGAAGGACAAGCGCGTCAACGCGAAGCACATTCGCGATCTGGAGAACGCCAACACCAAGTTCATCTCGGTGCCGGAAGACTATCTCCTCGGCCGTGTGCTCGCCAAGAACGTGATCGATGGCGATACCGGTGAAGTTATCGCCAACGCCAACGACGAAATCACCGAAAGCGTGCTGGTCAAGCTGCGCGAGTCGGGCGTGTCGGACATCCAGACGCTGTACACGAACGATCTGGATCAGGGTTCGTACATCTCGGCCACGCTGCGTATCGACGAAACCGCCGACCAGACGGCAGCGCGTATCGCGATTTATCGCATGATGCGCCCGGGCGAGCCGCCGACCGAAGATGCGGTCGAGGCCCTGTTCAACCGTCTGTTCTACAGCGAAGAAGCGTACGACCTGTCGAAGGTGGGTCGTATGAAGTTCAACCGCCGTGTCGGCCGCGACGAAGTGCTCGGCCCGATGACGCTGGAAGACGACGACATTCTCGCGACCATCAAGATCCTCGTGGATCTGCGTAACGGCCGCGGCGAAGTCGACGACATCGACCACCTGGGTAACCGTCGTGTGCGTTGTGTCGGCGAACTGGCGGAAAACCAGTTCCGCGCCGGTCTGGTGCGTGTCGAGCGTGCTGTGAAGGAACGTCTGGGTCAGGCCGAATCGGAAAACCTGATGCCGCACGACCTGATCAACAGCAAGCCGATTTCGTCGGCCATTCGCGAGTTCTTCGGTTCGTCGCAGCTGTCGCAGTTCATGGACCAGACCAACCCGCTGTCGGAAATCACGCACAAGCGTCGTGTGTCCGCACTGGGCCCGGGCGGTCTGACGCGCGAGCGCGCAGGCTTTGAAGTTCGTGACGTGCACCCGACCCACTATGGCCGCGTGTGCCCGATCGAAACGCCGGAAGGTCCGAACATCGGTCTGATCAACTCGCTGGCACTGTACGCCCGCCTGAACGAATACGGCTTCCTGGAAACGCCGTATCGCAAGGTGGTGGACGGCAAGGTCACCGACCAGATCGACTACCTGTCGGCCATTGAAGAAGGTCGCTACGTGATCGCTCAGGCGAACGCGTCGATCGGCGCCAACGGCGAACTCACCGACGAACTGGTGTCGTCGCGTGAAGCCGGCGAAACGCTGATGGTCACCCCGGACCGCATCCAGTACATGGACGTGGCGCCGTCGCAGATCGTCTCGGTCGCAGCTTCGCTGATCCCGTTCCTCGAGCACGATGACGCGAACCGCGCATTGATGGGCTCGAACATGCAGCGCCAGGCCGTGCCTTGCCTGCGCCCGGAAAAGGCGGTCGTCGGTACGGGTATCGAACGTACGGTGGCTGTCGACTCGGGTACGACCGTGCAGGCGTTCCGTGGCGGTGTGGTCGATTACGTCGACGCCGGCCGTGTGGTGATTCGCGTGAACGACGATGAAGCCGTTGCCGGTGAAGTCGGCGTGGACATCTACAACCTGATCAAGTACACGCGTTCGAACCAGAACACCAACATCAACCAGCGCCCGATCGTGGAAGTGGGCGACAAGGTGGCGCGCGGCGATGTGATCGCCGACGGCGCGTCGACCGACCTGGGTGAGCTGGCGCTGGGTCAGAACATGCTGATCGCGTTCATGCCGTGGAACGGCTACAACTTCGAGGACTCGATCCTGATCTCGGAGCGTGTCGTTGCGGAAGACCGTTATACGTCGATCCACATCGAAGAGCTGAACGTGGTCGCTCGCGACACGAAGCTCGGACCGGAAGAAATCACGCGCGACATCTCGAACCTGGCGGAAGTGCAACTGAGCCGTCTGGACGAGTCGGGCATCGTGTACATCGGTGCGGAAGTCGAAGCGGGCGACGTGCTGGTGGGCAAGGTCACGCCGAAGGGCGAAACCCAGCTCACGCCGGAAGAAAAGCTGCTGCGCGCGATCTTCGGCGAGAAGGCGTCGGACGTGAAGGACACCTCGCTGCGCGTGCCGTCGGGCATGAGCGGCACCGTCATCGACGTGCAGGTGTTCACGCGTGAAGGCATTCAGCGCGACAAGCGTGCTCAGCAGATCATCGACGATGAGCTGAAGGGCTATCGCCTGGACCTGAACGACCAGCTGCGTATCGTGGAAGGCGACGCATTCCAGCGTCTGGAGCGTTTCCTGGTCGGCAAGACGGCCAACGGCGGCCCGAAGAAGCTGGCCAAGGGCACCAAGATCACCAAGGAATACCTGGCCGATCTGGATCGCTACCACTGGTTCGACATTCGTCTGGCGGACGACGAAGGTGCGCAACAGCTCGAGCAGATCAAGGAATCGATCGAGCAGAAACGTCACTCGTTCGACCTCGCCTTCGAAGAGAAGCGCAAGAAGCTCACGCAAGGCGACGAACTGCCGCCGGGCGTGCTGAAGATGGTCAAGGTGTACCTGGCGGTCAAGCGTCGTCTGCAACCCGGCGACAAGATGGCCGGCCGTCACGGTAACAAGGGTGTGGTCTCGAAGATCGTGCCGATCGAGGATATGCCGTACATGGCCGACGGCCGTCCGGCGGACATCGTGCTCAACCCGCTCGGCGTGCCGTCGCGGATGAACGTGGGTCAGATTCTCGAATCGCACCTCGGCTGGGCAGCGAAGGGGCTGGGCTGGCGCATCGGCGAAATGCTGCAAGCGCACACCAAGGTCCAGGAAATTCGCAAGTTCCTGACGAAGATCTACAACGAGAGCGGTCAGCAAGAAGATATCGACAGCCTGTCGGACGACGAAGTCATGTCGCTCGCACGCAACCTGCAGAACGGCGTTCCGTTCGCGACGCCGGTGTTCGACGGTGCGCATGAAGAGGAAATCCGTCGCATGCTGGATCTGGCGTTCCCGGATCACATCGCGAAGGAACTCGGCATGACCAAGTCGAAGAACCAGGTCACGCTGTACGACGGTCGCACGGGCGAAGCCTTCGAGCGTACGGTCACGTGCGGCTTCATGCACATGCTCAAGCTGCACCACCTGGTCGACGACAAGATGCACGCACGTTCGACCGGTCCGTACTCGCTGGTGACGCAACAGCCGTTGGGCGGTAAGGCTCAGTTCGGTGGTCAGCGCTTCGGTGAAATGGAAGTGTGGGCACTGGAAGCCTACGGCGCATCGTATGTGCTGCAGGAAATGCTGACGGTGAAGTCGGATGACGTGACGGGTCGTACGAAGGTGTACGAGAACCTCGTGAAGGGCGATCACGTGATCGATGCCGGTATGCCGGAGTCGTTCAACGTGCTGGTCAAGGAAATCCGTTCGCTCGGTATCGATATCGACCTGGAGCGCGGTTAA